The following are encoded in a window of Castanea sativa cultivar Marrone di Chiusa Pesio chromosome 9, ASM4071231v1 genomic DNA:
- the LOC142610169 gene encoding metalloendoproteinase 3-MMP-like, which produces MASKAFSIFLFTLLLLPLLSHGTSRNTNNKKSSPFDFLKHLQGRHKGDNVSGIKVLKSYLEQFGYLNYSHSKKQNHANDDDFDEPLESALKTYQLNFHLNTTGTLDAKTVSNMMMPRCGVADIINGTNWMRSDNKKYDHNHGSLHTVSHYAFFPGNPKWPASKYSLTYGFLPGTQTRAMSPVAQAFQTWAANTQFTFSRAQDDTTADIKIGFLSRDHGDGAPFDGPGGILAHAFAPTDGRFHYDADEKWSVGAVPNQFDLQTVALHEIGHLLGLQHSTVQGAIMWPNIQAGVTKGLDKDDIDGIKALYNV; this is translated from the coding sequence ATGGCTTCTAAAGCATTTTCAATCTTTTTATTCACTCTcctccttcttcctcttctttctcatGGAACATCAAGAAACACCAATAACAAGAAATCATCACCCTTTGATTTTCTCAAGCATTTACAAGGACGTCACAAGGGTGACAATGTCTCAGGCATCAAAGTCCTAAAAAGTTACCTTGAACAATTTGGTTACTTGAACTATAGCcattccaaaaaacaaaaccatgcCAATGATGATGATTTCGATGAACCCCTAGAGTCAGCCCTTAAAACATACCAGCTAAATTTCCACCTCAACACCACTGGGACTCTGGATGCCAAAACAGTATCCAACATGATGATGCCTCGTTGTGGTGTGGCTGATATCATCAATGGTACGAATTGGATGCGTTCagacaataaaaaatatgaccacAACCATGGCTCTTTACACACTGTTAGTCACTATGCTTTCTTCCCTGGCAACCCGAAATGGCCAGCTTCTAAGTACAGCCTTACCTATGGATTTCTCCCTGGCACCCAAACTAGAGCCATGAGCCCTGTTGCACAAGCTTTTCAAACATGGGCTGCCAACACACAGTTCACATTCTCGCGAGCTCAAGACGACACAACGGCAGATATCAAAATTGGTTTCCTAAGTAGGGATCATGGAGACGGGGCCCCTTTTGATGGACCTGGTGGAATCCTTGCCCATGCTTTTGCTCCAACTGATGGAAGATTCCATTATGATGCTGATGAAAAATGGAGTGTGGGAGCTGTTCCAAATCAATTTGACTTGCAGACTGTTGCTTTGCATGAGATCGGGCACCTTCTTGGGCTCCAACATAGCACAGTTCAGGGTGCTATTATGTGGCCTAACATTCAGGCAGGAGTGACCAAAGGTTTGGACAAAGATGATATCGATGGAATTAAAGCCTTATATAATGTTTAA